The following coding sequences lie in one Peribacillus frigoritolerans genomic window:
- a CDS encoding potassium channel family protein: MISFILTLKRFLKALWSAFKLKNFQVLFVLVLVMLFSGTIFYVKQEGLTVIDSLYFCVVTLSTVGHPSFEPQTTLGKVFTMIYIVGGTGLFMGLIGYLAYAIIKKPENESNSSKI, translated from the coding sequence ATGATTTCATTTATCCTCACCTTAAAACGTTTTCTAAAAGCGCTCTGGTCCGCTTTTAAACTGAAGAACTTCCAGGTTCTTTTCGTCTTGGTCCTCGTTATGTTATTTTCCGGCACGATTTTCTATGTTAAGCAGGAAGGTCTAACTGTGATTGATTCCCTTTACTTCTGTGTTGTTACTCTTAGCACGGTTGGGCATCCCAGTTTTGAACCGCAGACAACATTAGGAAAAGTGTTTACAATGATTTATATTGTAGGCGGCACCGGATTATTTATGGGCTTAATAGGATACCTAGCATACGCAATCATAAAGAAACCGGAAAACGAGAGCAACAGCAGCAAAATCTGA
- a CDS encoding ribbon-helix-helix domain-containing protein — MERPINSETRKPINITLNPYLTNRLANLAEERGIPIERLMDKAVDLLLEYMEDNETVNQVKYSNNEAIEKNKEMIAKSREFINKKQALNP; from the coding sequence GTGGAACGGCCTATCAATTCTGAAACGCGAAAACCAATAAACATTACCCTCAATCCGTACTTGACTAATAGACTCGCTAATTTGGCTGAAGAAAGAGGTATCCCCATCGAAAGACTGATGGATAAAGCGGTAGACTTGCTGCTTGAATACATGGAAGACAATGAGACCGTTAATCAGGTGAAATACAGTAATAACGAAGCGATAGAAAAGAATAAAGAAATGATTGCAAAAAGTAGAGAATTCATTAATAAAAAACAAGCACTTAACCCCTAG
- a CDS encoding alpha/beta fold hydrolase codes for MRKMLKVSKNIFFTFIAIILFVVLAVFIYHNYQKGKESSLISVGTSVDFNNKEINVYTEGSGEDTYVFMSGSGIAAPVYELKGLYSKFAKENKIAVIERAGYGYSDVFHDDRDIDVILEQSRKSLMESGNKPPYILVPHSVSGIEAIYWAQKYPSEVKGIIALDIGLPHQYVTHKMGMVDSLTVRGVNILTKMGLHRLVPSAVYNPEVIRQSFLTDHEKEMYKALSYKQFFNDDMEEELLQSYNNGEKSVNLPIPKETPILFLDAIADENKNSKYTKQKNEDYEEFAEKLLKADVIKLKGTHSIYLYVPDEIYDLAMEFIK; via the coding sequence ATGAGAAAAATGTTGAAAGTATCAAAGAATATATTTTTCACCTTCATTGCTATTATCTTATTTGTAGTATTAGCTGTTTTTATTTACCATAATTATCAAAAGGGCAAGGAATCATCATTAATTAGCGTAGGAACATCCGTTGATTTTAATAACAAAGAAATTAATGTATATACGGAAGGAAGCGGGGAGGATACATACGTTTTTATGTCCGGTTCCGGAATTGCTGCTCCCGTTTATGAATTGAAAGGATTATATAGTAAGTTTGCAAAAGAAAATAAGATTGCAGTCATTGAAAGAGCAGGATATGGATACAGTGATGTTTTTCATGATGATAGGGATATTGATGTAATATTGGAACAAAGCAGGAAATCGTTAATGGAAAGTGGGAATAAACCTCCTTATATTTTGGTTCCACACTCAGTTTCAGGTATTGAAGCTATTTACTGGGCACAAAAATACCCAAGCGAAGTAAAGGGAATTATTGCTTTGGATATTGGTCTACCGCACCAATATGTAACTCATAAAATGGGCATGGTTGATTCATTGACAGTAAGAGGAGTGAATATTTTAACGAAAATGGGTTTGCACCGTCTTGTTCCTTCTGCTGTTTATAATCCCGAAGTGATCCGGCAATCATTCTTGACTGACCATGAAAAAGAAATGTATAAAGCACTATCATATAAACAGTTTTTTAATGATGATATGGAGGAAGAGCTTTTGCAGAGTTACAATAATGGTGAAAAATCAGTTAATTTGCCGATTCCAAAAGAAACACCCATTTTATTTTTAGATGCGATTGCCGATGAAAATAAAAATTCGAAATATACCAAACAAAAAAATGAAGATTATGAGGAGTTTGCAGAGAAACTATTAAAAGCGGATGTAATAAAACTGAAAGGGACGCACAGCATTTATCTATACGTGCCAGATGAAATATATGATCTAGCCATGGAATTTATCAAATGA
- a CDS encoding response regulator transcription factor, giving the protein MKRYNILIVEDDLMIGDLLKKILQREEYNVCWMKEGKDIIDIIHEMDLVIMDVMLPGDDGYQITKKVKSLGLNIPVIFLSARNDMDSKLQGLTIGEDYMTKPFDPRELLLRMQKLLENQYGTFTQIKHLYIDAEHKKVFNNALHNEVVFTAIERKIFFYLYENRNRILTKEHFFEYLWQLEDRNQNIINVHIKKVRTKINDNTGEIIQNIYGEGYRLNTYIKK; this is encoded by the coding sequence ATGAAAAGATATAATATTTTAATTGTTGAAGATGATTTAATGATTGGTGATTTATTGAAAAAAATTTTGCAGCGCGAAGAGTATAATGTATGTTGGATGAAAGAAGGAAAAGATATTATCGATATAATCCATGAGATGGATTTAGTCATTATGGATGTTATGCTGCCAGGAGATGATGGCTATCAAATTACAAAGAAAGTAAAAAGTCTAGGATTGAATATTCCGGTTATTTTTCTATCCGCCCGAAATGATATGGATAGCAAACTACAAGGTTTGACAATTGGTGAGGATTATATGACTAAGCCTTTTGATCCCAGGGAGCTATTACTAAGAATGCAGAAATTGCTGGAAAATCAATATGGTACTTTCACGCAAATTAAACATTTATATATTGATGCCGAACATAAAAAGGTATTCAATAATGCCTTGCATAATGAAGTGGTTTTTACTGCGATAGAGCGTAAAATATTTTTCTATTTATATGAAAATAGGAATCGGATTTTAACGAAAGAACATTTCTTTGAATATTTATGGCAGCTCGAAGATAGGAATCAAAATATCATTAATGTGCATATAAAAAAAGTCAGAACAAAAATCAATGATAACACCGGAGAGATCATCCAAAATATATATGGAGAAGGGTATAGATTGAATACCTATATAAAGAAATGA
- a CDS encoding PTS lactose/cellobiose transporter subunit IIA: MLHSGNARSCAMEAIALQKQGKSSDAQDKLKEAEQEIVAAHKIQTALNQQEVNGEKFEIPMLLIHAQDHLMTSMTTKDLAIEIVELHEKTQRN; encoded by the coding sequence ATTCTCCATAGCGGGAATGCCCGCAGCTGTGCAATGGAAGCCATCGCCTTGCAAAAACAAGGTAAATCAAGCGATGCCCAGGATAAATTAAAGGAAGCGGAACAAGAAATCGTTGCGGCACATAAAATCCAAACCGCATTGAATCAACAAGAAGTGAATGGTGAGAAATTCGAGATTCCAATGCTCTTGATCCATGCTCAGGATCACTTGATGACTTCCATGACAACAAAAGATTTAGCGATAGAAATCGTGGAATTACATGAGAAAACACAAAGGAACTAA
- a CDS encoding sensor histidine kinase, translating to MKLKKKYQLLLFIAVISVPFILLLISILMSLIYDMAFKSNNSDIPFHESFAYPTMLGVFILSLLLLAFLFSKSINSLLNKINILNETIRNLASDEEIPNKLEVNSNDELGKLTESVNLLIERTTYRELELKQQGEMKKELLNKLRHDINTPLTAVRLQLFYLEGQYSDQAPLLQSLYQQINYISELTNEYNIQSINTLDNSYILNDEVNMHDLIEMMVKKWAYLYNMHGIELIYHPLNGELEWMSNDLWLQRLFDNVFQNVLNHSKADKLVITIENNVVSIKDNGIGFDIDSSKGLGLKIIEDIAKTLHIKYNLQSNESGTLFCFTVENTI from the coding sequence ATGAAATTAAAGAAAAAATACCAGCTATTGTTATTTATTGCCGTTATTAGCGTGCCATTTATATTGCTGTTAATCAGTATCCTTATGTCACTAATTTATGATATGGCCTTTAAATCCAATAATAGTGACATTCCTTTTCATGAATCTTTTGCATATCCTACAATGCTGGGAGTATTTATTTTATCACTATTATTGTTAGCCTTCTTATTTTCCAAATCTATTAACTCGCTATTAAATAAAATAAATATATTGAATGAAACCATCAGGAATTTAGCCAGTGATGAGGAGATTCCGAATAAATTAGAGGTAAATAGCAATGATGAACTCGGAAAATTAACTGAATCGGTGAACTTACTAATTGAAAGAACGACCTATCGGGAATTGGAACTAAAGCAACAAGGAGAAATGAAAAAGGAACTCTTAAATAAATTAAGACATGACATCAATACACCTTTAACAGCAGTAAGATTACAATTATTCTATTTAGAAGGTCAATATTCGGATCAAGCTCCACTATTACAATCACTATATCAACAAATCAATTATATTTCCGAATTAACAAATGAGTATAATATTCAATCCATAAATACGCTTGATAATTCTTATATCTTAAATGACGAAGTGAATATGCACGATTTAATAGAAATGATGGTTAAAAAATGGGCCTATTTGTATAACATGCATGGTATTGAATTAATATATCATCCTTTAAATGGAGAGTTGGAATGGATGAGTAATGACTTGTGGCTCCAAAGGTTATTCGATAACGTTTTCCAAAATGTATTGAACCATTCGAAGGCTGATAAACTTGTGATAACCATTGAAAATAATGTGGTCAGTATCAAGGATAATGGAATTGGTTTCGATATCGATAGTAGTAAGGGGCTTGGCTTAAAAATAATCGAGGATATAGCTAAGACACTTCATATAAAATATAATTTGCAATCAAATGAAAGCGGAACGTTATTTTGTTTTACTGTCGAAAATACGATATGA
- a CDS encoding cation diffusion facilitator family transporter, whose amino-acid sequence MEEQKYNDLKLGERGAIISIIAYICLSILKLAIGYISDSAALKADGLNNTTDIIASIAVLIGLRLAQRPPDKDHGYGHWKSETIASMVASFIMFAVGVQVLIDAVGSMLKGGKESPDIIAGYVGVLSAIAMYFVYRYNKKLAMKINSKAVMAASKDNISDAWVSIGTAIGIFGSQFNMPWLDPLTAVIVGLLICKTAWDIFIQASHELSDGFDENKIQLYKDVITNVDGVKGIKEIKGRNYGNNEVIDVVILVNSTLDIKEAHDIATHVEKVMMKDHGVYDVHVHVEPN is encoded by the coding sequence ATGGAAGAACAAAAATATAATGACCTCAAATTAGGCGAACGTGGAGCAATCATTAGTATAATTGCTTATATTTGTCTATCAATCTTGAAGCTGGCTATCGGATACATAAGCGACTCAGCGGCCTTGAAAGCGGATGGTTTGAATAACACGACTGATATTATTGCGTCCATTGCCGTACTGATCGGTTTAAGGCTAGCTCAAAGACCCCCCGATAAAGATCATGGTTATGGTCATTGGAAAAGTGAAACGATTGCATCGATGGTAGCATCATTTATCATGTTTGCTGTTGGTGTACAAGTATTGATAGATGCAGTTGGTTCCATGCTTAAAGGTGGAAAGGAATCACCTGACATTATTGCCGGGTATGTGGGTGTTTTATCAGCAATAGCCATGTATTTTGTATACCGATATAATAAAAAGCTTGCTATGAAAATTAACAGTAAAGCCGTTATGGCAGCTTCGAAAGATAATATTTCCGATGCTTGGGTAAGTATCGGAACAGCTATAGGGATTTTCGGCTCCCAATTTAACATGCCTTGGCTGGATCCCCTTACTGCAGTCATTGTTGGATTATTAATATGCAAAACAGCCTGGGATATATTCATTCAAGCCTCGCATGAACTTTCTGACGGATTTGATGAAAATAAAATTCAGCTATATAAGGATGTAATTACAAATGTCGATGGAGTCAAGGGGATAAAAGAAATTAAAGGGAGAAATTACGGGAATAATGAAGTGATTGATGTTGTGATCCTTGTCAATTCTACCTTGGATATTAAAGAAGCACATGATATAGCGACACATGTAGAAAAAGTGATGATGAAAGATCATGGAGTGTATGATGTTCATGTCCATGTAGAGCCCAATTAA
- the abc-f gene encoding ribosomal protection-like ABC-F family protein, with protein MLFLKANDLKKSYGSREVLSVDTLHLYSHDRIGLVGRNGEGKTTLLSILAGVREPDSGHIESYGTVSYIPQIEETEQEISGILTSIWKLPDENQEIISGGERTRRKIAAALSSNADVLIADEPTSHLDISGIEQLEKDLKSFNGAILLTSHDKAFLNHLCTTIWEVEQGKVTVYEGNYEAYIKQKQAKTEKENKQYEEYTREKNRLKQAAQNLQAKSDSIRKAPKRMGNSEARLHKRSSGKQKAKLNRSAEAIETRIEKLAKKEKPREDPPIIFDISEFPSLHSKRVIRFNGCSLKVGSRVLKQHIFGDVKLACRLAINGQNGSGKTTLLKKIVERHPDLYVAKPAKIGFFAQQQENLNESKTVLENILEDSPYNQAFIRTLLSRLAFKGNDVHKQVSLLSGGERVRASLAKVFLGNYNVLVLDEPTNYLDIHTKDALTEVLKAYPGTIVFVTHDRSLIQSLATHSLSFEDEPPRVSAINQEATKSSKRKDDHQDKQAELLMIEVQIIETLGKLSSVVNEEEKEELDREYLQLLNKKKELED; from the coding sequence ATGTTATTTTTAAAAGCGAATGATTTAAAGAAAAGCTACGGGAGCCGTGAAGTTCTTTCCGTCGATACACTTCATCTTTACAGTCATGACCGTATTGGTTTGGTTGGCAGGAATGGAGAAGGTAAAACGACCCTGCTTTCTATACTTGCGGGAGTGAGGGAACCCGATTCCGGTCATATCGAGAGCTATGGAACAGTCAGCTATATCCCGCAAATAGAAGAAACTGAACAAGAAATAAGCGGTATATTAACGAGCATATGGAAACTGCCAGATGAAAATCAAGAAATCATAAGCGGCGGTGAACGTACTCGAAGAAAAATCGCCGCAGCTCTGTCTTCCAATGCGGATGTATTGATCGCGGATGAACCTACGAGTCATTTGGATATATCCGGAATTGAACAATTGGAAAAGGATTTAAAATCTTTTAATGGCGCTATTTTGCTTACTTCACATGATAAAGCATTCCTGAATCATCTGTGTACAACAATATGGGAAGTTGAGCAAGGCAAGGTAACTGTATATGAAGGGAATTACGAAGCTTATATCAAACAAAAGCAAGCAAAAACAGAAAAGGAAAATAAGCAATATGAAGAGTATACCCGTGAAAAGAACCGGTTGAAACAGGCTGCACAAAACCTCCAAGCCAAATCCGATTCAATTAGGAAAGCTCCTAAACGAATGGGTAATTCAGAAGCAAGGCTGCATAAACGGAGCTCCGGGAAACAGAAGGCGAAATTGAACCGTTCTGCCGAAGCGATCGAAACTCGGATCGAAAAATTAGCAAAAAAAGAAAAACCGAGGGAAGATCCTCCTATCATTTTTGATATTTCAGAATTTCCATCTTTGCATAGCAAAAGGGTCATTCGATTTAATGGCTGTTCCCTGAAAGTTGGCTCAAGGGTGCTGAAGCAACATATTTTTGGAGATGTCAAACTAGCTTGCAGACTCGCCATCAATGGTCAAAATGGTTCAGGAAAAACGACATTATTGAAAAAGATAGTGGAAAGGCACCCAGATTTATATGTCGCGAAGCCGGCAAAGATTGGATTTTTTGCACAACAACAAGAAAATTTGAATGAAAGTAAAACGGTTCTTGAAAATATATTGGAGGACAGTCCCTACAATCAGGCTTTTATTCGGACGCTATTATCACGATTAGCTTTTAAAGGAAATGACGTTCACAAACAAGTATCACTTTTAAGCGGTGGGGAAAGAGTCAGGGCTTCCCTAGCAAAAGTTTTTTTGGGAAACTATAATGTACTGGTTTTGGATGAACCTACAAATTACCTGGATATTCATACTAAAGACGCTCTAACCGAAGTATTAAAAGCATATCCAGGAACCATCGTTTTTGTAACTCATGATCGTTCATTGATCCAATCGCTTGCAACGCATTCACTTTCATTTGAAGATGAACCTCCGAGAGTAAGTGCCATCAATCAGGAAGCAACAAAATCGTCCAAACGTAAGGATGATCATCAAGATAAACAGGCTGAACTTCTTATGATTGAAGTGCAAATCATCGAGACACTTGGGAAACTGTCCAGTGTTGTGAATGAAGAGGAAAAGGAGGAATTGGATAGGGAATACCTTCAACTCTTGAACAAGAAAAAGGAACTTGAAGATTAA
- a CDS encoding VOC family protein produces MKPRITVITLGVDDLEKSLEFYRDGLGFQTEGIVGKEFEHGAVAFFDLQEGLKLAIWSRRDIAHEAKVPLSPTSPTEFTLGHNVGSKEEVNIVLEKAKKAGAIITDPAHDTFWGGYSAHFQDPDGHLWEVVWNPQWDITES; encoded by the coding sequence ATGAAGCCACGTATTACTGTCATTACATTAGGTGTGGATGATTTGGAAAAATCGCTGGAATTCTATCGGGATGGCCTGGGATTTCAAACAGAAGGGATAGTGGGCAAGGAATTTGAGCATGGAGCCGTTGCCTTTTTCGACCTGCAAGAAGGCCTAAAGCTTGCCATATGGAGTCGCAGGGATATAGCTCATGAGGCCAAGGTTCCTTTGTCTCCGACAAGTCCTACTGAATTTACCCTTGGTCACAATGTAGGCAGTAAAGAGGAAGTGAATATTGTGTTGGAAAAAGCAAAAAAAGCTGGCGCAATCATAACCGATCCGGCACATGACACTTTCTGGGGAGGATACTCTGCACACTTTCAAGACCCTGATGGACACCTTTGGGAGGTCGTTTGGAACCCGCAGTGGGACATCACAGAATCATGA
- a CDS encoding aldo/keto reductase — protein sequence MQRVNLTEDLSLSRIVHGMWRLADWRFSTEEILSLIEHGMDRGVTTYDHADIYGSYTCEEIFGNALSLKPSLRDKMEIVTKCGIVLKSENRPSHKSHHYDTSKAHIIKSVDQSLMNLKTDYIDLLLIHRPDPLMDPGETAEAFNQLKESGKVRNFGVSNFKKPQWDMLQSYLEYPLVTNQLELSAYNLENFEDGTMNSCQEMGVAPMAWSPLAGGSIFEESNEKAVRLRKTLEIVKEEIGANGIDEVMYAWLLRHPAKIIPIVGSGKKERLDSAIDSLNLSMEKEQWFNILTSSMGHDIP from the coding sequence ATGCAAAGAGTCAATCTAACTGAAGATCTTAGTCTTTCACGCATTGTACACGGTATGTGGAGATTGGCAGATTGGAGATTTTCTACCGAGGAAATCCTATCTCTTATTGAACACGGAATGGATCGGGGCGTCACTACATATGATCACGCCGATATATATGGCAGTTATACGTGTGAGGAGATTTTTGGGAACGCACTTTCATTAAAGCCATCTTTACGCGATAAAATGGAGATTGTTACGAAATGTGGCATAGTTCTTAAATCAGAAAACCGTCCTTCCCATAAAAGTCACCATTATGACACTAGTAAAGCCCATATCATAAAGTCTGTTGATCAATCTCTTATGAATCTTAAAACGGATTATATTGATCTGTTACTTATTCATCGTCCGGATCCCCTGATGGACCCTGGGGAAACGGCTGAGGCGTTTAATCAATTAAAAGAATCAGGAAAGGTCCGTAACTTTGGAGTATCGAACTTCAAAAAACCGCAATGGGATATGCTTCAATCTTATCTAGAATATCCGCTTGTGACGAATCAGTTGGAGCTTTCTGCATATAATCTTGAAAACTTCGAAGACGGAACCATGAACTCATGTCAGGAAATGGGCGTGGCGCCAATGGCATGGTCACCGCTTGCAGGAGGAAGCATTTTTGAGGAGTCGAATGAAAAGGCTGTCCGCTTAAGAAAAACGTTAGAAATCGTGAAAGAAGAAATCGGTGCCAATGGAATAGATGAAGTGATGTATGCATGGCTGTTGAGACATCCCGCAAAAATCATTCCAATCGTTGGATCCGGTAAGAAAGAAAGACTGGACAGCGCCATTGATTCACTAAACCTAAGCATGGAAAAAGAGCAATGGTTTAACATTTTAACAAGCTCGATGGGACATGATATTCCCTAA